The Pseudomonas orientalis genome contains a region encoding:
- the acpP gene encoding acyl carrier protein, with protein sequence MSTIEERVKKIVAEQLGVKEEEVVNTASFVEDLGADSLDTVELVMALEEEFETEIPDEEAEKITTVQAAIDYVTSHQA encoded by the coding sequence ATGAGCACCATCGAAGAGCGCGTCAAGAAAATCGTCGCCGAGCAACTGGGCGTTAAGGAAGAAGAAGTGGTCAACACTGCTTCCTTCGTAGAAGACCTGGGTGCCGATTCCCTTGACACCGTTGAGCTGGTGATGGCTCTGGAAGAGGAATTCGAGACCGAAATCCCGGACGAAGAAGCTGAAAAAATCACTACTGTTCAAGCTGCCATCGACTACGTTACTAGCCACCAGGCGTAA